A DNA window from Impatiens glandulifera chromosome 7, dImpGla2.1, whole genome shotgun sequence contains the following coding sequences:
- the LOC124944653 gene encoding 26S proteasome regulatory subunit 7 has translation MAPEPEDEIKDEKNPRPLDEDDIALLKTYGLGPYSSSIKKAEKEIKEMAKKVNDLCGIKESDTGLAAPSQWDLVSDKQMMQEEQPLQVARCTKIINPNTEDAKYVINVKQIAKFVVGLGDKVSPTDIEEGMRVGVDRNKYQIQIPLPPKIDPSVTMMTVEEKPDVTYNDVGGCKEQIEKMREVVELPMLHPEKFVKLGIDPPKGVLCYGPPGTGKTLLARAVANRTDACFIRVIGSELVQKYVGEGARMVRELFQMARSKKACIVFFDEVDAIGGARFDDGAGGDNEVQRTMLEIVNQLDGFDARGNIKVLMATNRPDTLDPALLRPGRLDRKVEFGLPDMESRTQIFKIHTRTMNCERDIRFELLARLCPNSTGADIRSVCTEAGMYAIRARRKTVTEKDFLDAVNKVIKGYQKFSATPKYMVYN, from the exons ATGGCTCCTGAACCCGAAGATGAGATCAAGGACGAGAAGAACCCTAGACCACTCGACGAGGATGATATCGCTCTTCTCAAGACCTAT GGATTGGGACCTTATTCTTCAAGCATAAAGAAAGCAGAGAAGGAAATTAAGGAAATGGCTAAGAAAGTGAATGATCTGTGTG GTATCAAGGAGTCTGACACAGGCTTGGCTGCACCTAGTCAATGGGACCTTGTTTCTGATAAGCAAATGATGCAAGAAGAGCAACCTCTCCAG GTTGCAAGGtgcacaaaaataataaaccCCAACACTGAAGATGCTAAATATGTCATAAATGTTAAGCAGATTGCTAAG TTTGTTGTTGGATTAGGTGATAAAGTTTCCCCAACTGATATTGAAGAAGGGATGCGTGTTGG AGTTGATCGCAATAAGTATCAGATTCAGATTCCTTTGCCTCCAAAGATTGACCCTAGTGTAACCATGATGACAGTGGAGGAAAAACCAGATGTCACATACAATGATGTTGGTGGATGCAAAGAGCAGATTGAAAAAATGAGAGAG GTTGTTGAATTGCCTATGCTTCATCCTGAGAAGTTTGTGAAACTTGGAATTGACCCTCCTAAAGGAGTGCTGTGCTATGGTCCCCCTGGTACTGGTAAAACACTTTTAGCCAGGGCTGTGGCAAACAGGACAGATGCTTGTTTCATCCGTGTTATTGGGAGTGAGCTTGTCCAGAAATATGTTGGTGAGGGTGCTCGAATGGTTCGTGAACTGTTTCAG ATGGCGCGTTCCAAAAAGGCATGTATTGTATTTTTTGATGAGGTAGATGCTATTGGAGGTGCCCGGTTTGACGATGGTGCTGGTGGGGACAATGAGGTCCAAAGAACAATGCTTGAAATTGTCAACCAACTTGATGGGTTTGATGCTCGTGGAAATATTAAAGTTCTGATGGCAACAAACAG ACCTGATACATTGGACCCAGCTCTACTACGTCCTGGGCGTCTAGATCGTAAAGTTGAGTTTGGTCTTCCAGATATGGAGAGTAGAACACAAATATTTAAGATCCATACGCGAACTATGAATTGTGAAAGGGACATACGCTTTGAGCTCTTGGCCCGACTCTGCCCCAATTCTACTG GAGCCGATATCAGGAGTGTGTGTACGGAGGCTGGAATGTATGCGATTAGAGCGAGGAGGAAGACTGTAACCGAGAAGGACTTCTTGGATGCCGTGAACAAAGTCATCAAGGGTTATCAGAAATTCAGTGCCACTCCCAAGTACATGGTCTACAATTGA
- the LOC124944762 gene encoding protein STRUBBELIG-RECEPTOR FAMILY 7-like: protein MWLSMRDDTALAVSIFIAILMCGPSSINGETDQTDANALRSLYSSLNSPGQLTKWTSTGGDPCGESWKGIGCSGSRVTAIKLSGLGLSGSNGLGYQLASMTGVQIFDISNNYLGNQIPYQLPPNVEQLNLAGCGFNGGVPYSISQMTSLKYLNLGRNQLNQLTDIFGQLSALSTMDLSFNSFTGDLPGSFSSLTSLTNLYLQNNQFTGKINVLANLPLRNLNVENNQFTGWVPEQLKGINLQKGGNSWNSGAAPPPPPGTPPLPKNDRNRNNNSSFRGKKSGIGGGAVAGIVISLLVVVAMIVIFVIIRRRASKSSSADIEKHENEPFAPLSSHEELKAIQGSSSIETKRYEPSLSIKPPPSEGGQSFDEDVLEKPMIPKKAFAPPVNTTKFSIADLQIATGSFSTEYLISEGSTGRVYRAHFDDGKVLAVEKINTSSALPIDSSEDFLEIVSDISRLQHPNITELVGYCSEHGQHLLVYEFHKNGSLHDFLHLSDDDYTKPLTWNGRVKIALGTARALEYLHEVCSPSVVHKNFKSANILLDKDLNPHLSASGLANLVPDADLALNDNDGSGYRAPEVEMSGQYTIKSDVYSFGVVMLELLSGRKPYDSFRPRSEQSLVRWAAPQLHDIDSLSKMVDPALKGLYPVKSLSRFADVIALCVQSEPEFRPPMSEVVQALVLLVQRANMSKRTIGSEHASASSGDSFNMRRPGSEVVEQP, encoded by the exons ATGTGGCTATCGATGAGAGACGATACGGCGTTGGCGGTGTCGATATTCATCGCCATTTTAATGTGCGGGCCTTCCTCCATCAATGGCGAAACAGATCAAACTGACG CTAATGCTCTTAGGTCATTGTACAGTAGCTTAAATTCTCCAGGGCAGCTAACTAAGTGGACATCAACTGGTGGTGATCCTTGTGGAGAGTCTTGGAAAGGAATAGGATGTTCGGGTTCTAGAGTAACTGCAAT AAAATTATCAGGTTTGGGGCTTAGTGGATCGAATGGATTGGGATACCAGTTAGCAAGTATGACGGGAGTACAAATTTT TGACATAAGCAACAATTACCTTGGAAACCAAATACCTTATCAACTTCCACCAAACGTGGAGCAATt AAACCTTGCTGGATGTGGATTCAATGGAGGCGTCCCTTATTCTATATCTCAAATGACTTCTCTGAAATACCT GAACCTTGGCCGCAATCAACTTAATCAATTGACTGATATATTTGGACAACTTTCTGCACTCTCCACAAT GGATCTCTCTTTCAATTCCTTCACAGGTGATCTTCCAGGAAGTTTTAGCTCCCTCACTAGTTTGACAAATTT GTATTTGCAGAACAACCAATTCACGGGAAAGATAAATGTATTAGCCAACCTTCCACTTAGAAACTT GAATGTTGAGAATAATCAGTTTACTGGATGGGTTCCAGAACAGCTGAAAGGCATAAACCTCCA aAAGGGTGGTAATTCATGGAATTCAGGTGCTGCACCCCCACCACCACCTGGCACTCCTCCGCTTCCAAAGAATGATAGAAACCGCAATAACAACTCATCTTTCCGTGGAAAGAAATCGGGTATAGGTGGTGGAGCTGTAGCTGGTATAGTAATATCTCTGTTAGTTGTTGTGGCAATGATTGTAATCTTTGTCATAATAAGGAGACGGGCTAGTAAAAGTTCATCTGCCGATATAGAAAAGCATGAAAATGAGCCTTTTGCTCCACTTTCATCACATGAAG AACTGAAGGCCATTCAAGGTTCATCCTCCATCGAGACAAAACGATATGAACCTTCATTAAGTATCAAGCCTCCTCCTTCCGAGGGTGGTCAATCATTTGACGAAGATGTCTTGGAGAAACCTATGATTCCTAAGAAAGCCTTTGCACCTCCAGTGAATactacaaaattttcaattgcTGACTTGCAGATTGCAACAGGAAGCTTCAGTACAGAATACCTAATCAGTGAAGGATCCACTGGACGTGTTTATCGGGCTCATTTTGATGATGGAAAG GTTCTTGCCGTGGAGAAAATAAACACCTCTTCCGCTCTTCCAATTGATTCATCTGAAGATTTCCTTGAGATAGTGTCAGACATTTCAAGATTGCAACATCCAAATATAACCGAATTGGTAGGTTACTGTTCAGAGCATGGGCAACACCTGCTGGTTTATGAGTTCCACAAAAATGGTTCTCTGCATGATTTCTTGCATCTATCAGATGATGATTATACAAAGCCACTGACATGGAACGGACGAGTAAAGATCGCCCTTGGAACTGCTCGAGCATTAGA ATACCTCCATGAAGTTTGCTCACCATCAGTTGTTCACAAGAACTTCAAATCAGCTAATATATTATTGGACAAAGACCTTAATCCACATCTGTCAGCTTCTGGATTAGCAAATCTTGTACCAGATGCAGATCTG GCCCTGAATGATAACGATGGGTCTGGGTATAGAGCGCCCGAGGTTGAAATGTCTGGACAATATACTATAAAGAGCGACGTATACAGTTTTGGGGTGGTTATGTTGGAGCTTCTTTCTGGTCGAAAGCCTTACgatag TTTTAGACCGAGAAGTGAACAATCTTTGGTTCGATGGGCTGCTCCACAACTCCATGACATTGATTCACTATCCAAGATGGTCGATCCCGCACTCAAAGGACTGTATCCAGTTAAATCTCTATCTCGATTTGCAGATGTCATTGCCCTTTGCGTTCAG TCGGAGCCTGAATTCAGGCCACCGATGTCAGAAGTGGTGCAAGCTTTGGTTTTACTGGTTCAAAGGGCTAACATGAGCAAAAGAACAATCGGAAGTGAACATGCTAGTGCATCGTCTGGTGACAGCTTCAATATGCGCCGCCCTGGTAGTGAAGTTGTTGAACAGCCTTAA
- the LOC124944795 gene encoding 15-cis-phytoene desaturase, chloroplastic/chromoplastic — MSQFGNASAVNISGQSKVLSSLDWRSTWRDSSYAVQRQTHKLSFAKSHSMGHRLKTSNVHFNGMRQQKDDAHLLKVVCIDYPRPEIDGAVNFLEAASLSSSFRSSTRPEKPLKIVIVGAGLAGLSTAKYLADAGHKPILLEARDVLGGKLAAWKDEDGDWYETGLHIFFGAYPNVQNLFGELGINDRLQWKEHSMIFAMPNKPGEFSRFDFPDVLPAPLNGIWAILRNNEMLTWPEKVKFAIGLLPAMIGGQDYVEAQDAFSVKEWMLKQGVPERVTTEVFIAMSKALNFINPDELSMQCILIALNRFLQEKHGSKMAFLDGNPPERLCMPIVDYIQSLGGEVRLNSRIRKIELNSDETVKSLILNDGSVIEGDTYVFATPVDIFKLLIPGEWSEIPYFRKLDKLVGVPVINVHIWFDRKLKNTYDHLLFSRSPLLSVYADMSLTCKEYYNPNQSMLELVFAPAEEWISRSDSDIIDATMMELAKLFPDEIAADQSKAKILKYHVVKTPRSVYKTVPDCEPCRPIQRSPIEGFYLAGDYTKQKYLASMEGAVLSGKLCAKAIVQDYELLNSRRLKKIAEPSLA, encoded by the exons ATGTCTCAGTTTGGGAATGCTTCTGCTGTTAACATTAGTGGACAAAGCAAAGTCTTGAGTTCTTTAGACTGGCGTTCAACATGGAGAGACAGTTCTTATGCTGTTCAGAGGCAAACCCACAAATTGTCATTTGCAAAGAGTCATTCTATGGGTCATAGACTGAAAACATCTAATGTACACTTTAATGGGATGAGACAGCAGAAGGATGATGCACACTTATTgaag GTGGTTTGCATCGACTACCCAAGACCGGAGATTGATGGTGCTGTTAATTTCCTGGAAGCTGCTTCGTTATCTTCATCCTTTCGCTCTTCCACCCGTCCTGAGAAACCATTGAAAATTGTAATTGTTGGTGCAG GTTTGGCTGGATTATCAACAGCAAAGTATTTGGCCGATGCTGGCCACAAACCTATATTGTTAGAAGCACGAGATGTTTTAGGTGGAAAG TTGGCTGCATGGAAAGATGAGGATGGAGATTGGTATGAGACAGGACTACACATATTCT TTGGGGCTTACCCAAATGTGCAGAATCTTTTTGGAGAACTTGGCATAAATGACAGACTTCAATGGAAGGAACATTCTATGATTTTTGCAATGCCAAATAAGCCTGGAGAATTCAGCCGATTTGACTTCCCAGATGTTTTGCCAGCACCATTaaatg GGATATGGGCCATCTTAAGGAACAATGAAATGCTTACATGGCCTGAAAAGGTCAAATTTGCAATTGGTCTGTTGCCAGCTATGATAGGTGGACAAGATTATGTGGAGGCTCAAGATGCTTTTAGTGTTAAAGAATGGATGCTAAAACAA GGTGTACCAGAACGTGTAACTACTGAAGTTTTTATTGCCATGTCAAAGGCTTTAAACTTCATTAACCCTGACGAGCTCTCAATGCAGTGTATTTTGATTGCTCTTAATCGGTTTCTTCAG GAAAAACATGGTTCAAAAATGGCTTTCTTGGATGGTAATCCTCCCGAAAGGCTCTGCATGCCTATTGTTGATTATATTCAGTCACTTGGTGGTGAAGTTCGACTGAATTCACGAATCCGCAAGATTGAGTTAAATAGTGATGAAACTGTGAAGAGCCTTATACTAAATGATGGAAGTGTTATTGAAGGAGATACATATGTATTTGCTACCCCAG TTGACATCTTCAAGCTTCTTATACCTGGAGAGTGGTCAGAGATTCCTTACTTCAGAAAATTGGATAAGTTGGTTGGAGTACCTGTCATTAATGTTCACATATG GTTTGACCGAAAACTAAAGAACACTTATGATCATCTACTCTTTAGCAG AAGTCCGCTTCTCAGTGTTTATGCCGATATGTCATTGACATGCAAG GAATATTACAACCCGAATCAATCCATGTTGGAATTGGTTTTTGCCCCTGCTGAGGAATGGATCTCACGCAGTGACTCTGACATTATTGATGCCACAATGATGGAGCTTGCAAAGTTATTCCCTGATGAAATTGCCGCTGATCAGAGCAAAGCAAAAATATTGAAGTACCATGTGGTCAAGACACCCAG GTCTGTCTATAAAACTGTCCCAGATTGTGAACCTTGTCGTCCAATTCAAAGATCTCCAATAGAAGGATTCTATCTAGCAGGTGATTACACAAAACAAAAGTATCTGGCTTCAATGGAAGGTGCTGTGCTCTCGGGAAAGCTATGTGCGAAAGCCATTGTACAG GATTACGAGTTGCTTAATTCTCGGAGGCTAAAGAAGATAGCTGAACCGAGCCTTGCATGA
- the LOC124945130 gene encoding uncharacterized protein LOC124945130 gives MMMITTTMKTSTLRSHFFSLSPISPPYLIPKSHSNLSRKTSQIILNTTQKPEESYNQFNPLNLQIPTYEDPFDNLSLNPFTELPLSNNNRPKIMVAAAGAIWVGLALFLIGVDGEKALALGPEGPLMEEFWDNMRRYALYALTVSTGVAYAVFQPIWELLRNPISAVLVLVILGGSFYIVSQVLSAMVGVSEFSYQYSY, from the coding sequence ATGATGATGATTACAACAACAATGAAAACCTCTACATTGAGATCTCATTTCTTCTCTCTTTCCCCAATTTCACCTCCATATCTCATCCCCAAATCACATTCAAATCTTTCTCGCAAGACTTCCCAAATAATCTTGAACACAACCCAGAAACCAGAAGAATCATACAATCAGTTTAATCCTCTAAACCTACAAATCCCCACATATGAAGATCCCTTCGATAATCTAAGCCTAAACCCATTTACTGAATTACCTCTTTCGAACAATAACCGTCCCAAGATTATGGTAGCCGCCGCCGGCGCCATATGGGTTGGACTTGCTCTGTTTCTGATTGGTGTCGACGGCGAAAAGGCACTGGCTTTAGGTCCGGAAGGTCCATTAATGGAAGAATTTTGGGATAATATGAGAAGATATGCTCTTTATGCACTCACTGTGAGTACTGGAGTAGCTTATGCTGTTTTTCAACCAATTTGGGAACTTTTAAGGAATCCAATTTCTGCagttcttgttttggttatcTTAGGTGGAAGTTTTTATATTGTTTCTCAAGTTCTTTCTGCTATGGTTGGTGTTTCTGAATTCAGTTATCAATACAGTTATTAG